tcacacctgtaaccccagcactttgggaggccaagacgggcagatcacttgaggtcaggagtttgagaccagcctggccaacatggcgaaaccccgtctctactaaaaatacaaaaaggtagctgggcatggtggtgcacctgtaatcccagctactcgggaggctgaggcaggagaatcacttgaacccaagaggtagaggttgcagtgagctgagattgtgctgctgcactccagcctgggcaacaggtggAGTGGAGAATTAGGCTGTACAAGGCTGGTGTTTAACTATTTTATGGTTTGgtaacagagagaaaatatttactaactggGTACAGCACAtttttgtagtcctagctacttgagaggccaaagtgggaagatgacttgaacccaggagttcaaggccagcttgggcaacatagcaagagaccccatcccttaaaaaaaaagaaaaaatatttacatgtattttactatatatatagtgtttaCATCgggaggaagaaatgaaaggcatgGGATACATggcatttcaagaaaataaattattccatgAGAGGGAGTTATCTGGTAGGATGGAAAGTGAGTTTGGAGAGAGGGTGGCTGTAAGAGTCAACTTATCTGTCTGTGTCTAGGGATGTCCTTCCTGAGATCCGTGCTATCTGCATTGAGGAAATTGGGTGTTGGATGCAAAGCTACAGCACTTCTTTCCTCACCGAcagctatttaaaatatattggttGGACTCTGCATGATAAGGTGGGATTCAAGTcagtttccatttccatttccttcATCTTTTTCCTGTCCTAGGACATTTCACCTTTTCCTGGGCCTGCCACTGAGATATTTTACCTAGTGATCAATGATTAACCCATCAAGGCGCTGAACCTTGAAACTCCCCTAGCACTGGGGAGGGTAGGATAAGGTAGAGAGAGACATATCCAGGAGATGAAACGACTCAAAACATGAGGTATGGGGAGAGAGACTTTCCCATGGAAGAGAGTTATTGATGGATGGTAATGCAGGTGCTAAGGGGCAGCCAAAGGATCCTTCTCATCATGAGTACTGCTGTgatccttttgttttttaagtaagaAGACAGCTGTTCATTGTTTCTGACATCTCAAGAGTCCTCAGTATCGGGGACACCCAAGCTAGCATGAGGGATCGGAGAGGGGAGTCTGGAGGCTCAGTAGGGGCGAGTAGACTGTGGTTAGTCTTATTTCCATTCTCCTGGTTTTCCCTCCTCACCAGCACCGAGAAGTCCGCCTGAAGTGCGTGAAGGCCCTGAAAGGGCTGTACGGTAACCGGGACCTGACCGCACGCCTGGAGCTCTTCACCAGCCGCTTCAAGGTAAAATGGGTGGCGCTCCATGGCTTGGCTCTTTGTCGTGGTTCCCATTTCCCCACCTTGTATCTTTCTACCCCTCATGCTCTAAGATATCTTGGCTATCCCAGCATCTGCCTCTACGTAGGCACTCTCTTTAGGAGTCTCTGATTCTAAGAGAACAGAATGTTTAGAATGGGTGTAATGAGATATTGAGTGACTTTCTCCTTTCCGCAGGACCGGATGGTTTCCATGGTCATGGACAGAGAGTATGATGTGGCAGTGGAGGCTGTCAGATTACTGATACTTATCCTTAAGTGAGTCCTGGGAAGAGGGGAGGCCAGTGTCTCAGACCTTTGCCCTTCCAGGGTCATCTCCCTCCACCTGTCATAGCAGACTCTTCCATCTGTGCAGGTTGACTGAGGTCATTCCTGAGTTGCAGTATGTCGAGGGGGTAATATTTCTGTCTTCTCTAACTCCCCATACTCCTTTGTCTTCCACTCTTCATTTAGAAGTTCTTTGTGAGTTATGGCCTTGTTGCTTTTGCCTCTTTTTGTTTCTAGCCTTGGTTGTGCCAGAAGACAATGTCCCTATTCACACactctttctgcttttctgtggGCAGGAACATGGAAGGGGTGCTGACGGACGCGGACTGTGAGAGCGTCTACCCTGTTGTGTATGCCTCTAATCGAGGCCTGGCCTCTGCTGCAGGCGAATTTCTGTACTGGAAGTGAGTGGGGCtccttttatgtttctttaaCACCACGCTCTCGGTTTCTCTCCCGCATCTGCTGCTGCCCTACCTAAGGCCTCCCCATCTCTGTGGAAGTCTCTCTGGTGTCTCCTTTCTTCTCGCAGCTCGTTGGGGCTTTCCTTAGCTCTGCAcctccttttcctttatcatttccTTGGGCCATCTCCTCCCTCTGTGGTCGTTACACTTCCTTGTTTCCTCTTGTGCTGAGCCCTTTCCTTGTGTCCATTCCACCAGACTCTTCTACCCTGAGTGTGAGATAAGAATGATGGGTGGAAGAGAGCGACGCCAGAGCCCAGGCGCCCAGAGGACTTTCTTCCAGCTTCTGCTGTCCTTCTTTGTGGAGAGCGAGGTGACATACACAGAGAGAAGTCTGGCAGTTGTGCATAGGACCTATAAGTGGGCTGgggttggtggctcacgcctgtaaacccagcactttgggaggctgaggtgggaggatcctttgagcccaggagtttgaggccagcctgggcaacacagtgagaccctgtctctatcgaaaaaaaaaaaagacaaatggagaAGGATGGGAGTGGACACTGTAGGAAGGAGAGCGATATTTAATCAGTAACCACTTCCTAGGGTATTTTTAACATGCCATCACTAACTTCCCCATGCACCTTCTTCCCTAGCTCCATGACCACGCTGCTTACTTAGTAGACAGTCTTTGGGACTGTGCAGGAGCTCAGCTGAAGGACTGGGAGAGTCTGACAAGCCTGCTGCTGGAGAAGGACCAGAGTACGTGCCACACGGAGCCAGGGACAGGGACCTTCCACCTCCTAGGGTGAAACTGGGAGGGATTGCTGGCTTCACTTGTACAAGGCAGCAACGGTGGCATCGGGTAGGGGGAACTTGGAGTTGGAAGGTGGCTAATCTTTGATTCTATGTTTTTGATCCTCCTGGCACTCCAGACCTGGGTGATGTGCAGGAGAGCACACTGATAGAAATCCTTGTGTCCAGTGCCCGGCAAGcttcagaggggcacccgcctgtGGGCCGGGTCACTGGGAGGAAGGTATGGCATGAGGGTAGAGTGGGTAGGTCAGCAATACTCAATCCTGACAGGCATTGTGCATCcttatcccccaggctggggttAGGGTGCTCCTTCTACCCTTTAAagaatttcatttccagaaaaaagggccaggcgcggtggcttacgcctaggcagatcactaggtcaggagatcgagaccatcctggctgacacagtgaaaccctgtctctactaaaaatacaaaaaaaaaaaaaattatctgggcgtggtagcgggcacctgtagtcccagctactcgggaggctgaggcaggagaatggtgtgaacctgggaggcggagcttgcagtgagccaagatcacgccactgcactccagcctgggcgacagagcgagactctgtctcaaaaaaaaaaggagtttcatttccagaaaaaagaaatctcGTGGGAGCTACCGAGTTCTCTTTTCCTTCCAGGCAGATAAGGTCATGGGGAGGAGGACTGCACACACCCCCTGCACCAGTGTTTCTCtacacctcccccacccccaagtgACTCTCATTCCAGGGCTTAACCTCTAAGGAGCGCAAGACCCAAGCCGATGACAGGGTGAAGTTGACTGAGCACCTCATCCCTCTGCTGCCCCAGCTCCTGGCCAAGGTACCACTGCCCCTCCACTCAGCATCACACCAAGAGAAGTGAAAGGAAATGGCCTCTATGGGGGTGGGAGTAGGAATTAGCAATGTGTCAGCTTGTAAGGAGGCCTCCCTGTCAATCATCACAGTTCTCAGCTGATGCAGAGAAGGTCACTCCCCTGCTCCAGCTTCTCAGCTGCTTTGACCTCCACATCTACTGCACTGGGCGCTTGGAGAAGGTAGGGAGATAGATTTCCTATACCTTGCTGCTTGCCTGCCAAGGCCAAAGGGTTCTATTGCCAGTATCTTCTTTTTCCAAGAACTTGGGTTCCAGAAAAATCAGCAAGCCTTTTCTTAGGCATCTTATCCTTGAAGTTTAATGCTTTTAACCCCGTTCCACTTCCCTCCAGAAGAGTGtcctcctcccatccccacaGCACGCCAtcttctgccttttcttctcAGCACCTGGAGCTGTTCCTGCAGCAACTCCAGGAGGTGGTGGTGAAGCATGCAGAGCCGGCAGTGCTTGAGGCTGGGGCGCATGCCCTCTACCTGCTCTGTAATCCCGAATTCACTTTCTTCAGCCGGGCAGACTTTGCCCGCAGCCAGCTAGTAGATTTGCTGACTGACCGCTTCCAGCAGGAGCTTGAAGAGCTGTTACAGGTAGGAGCTGGGGCTGGACAATGGGACACCCCAAACAAGGGTGGGAGGGGCTGCAAGACGGGGGATGTGGACTGATGAGTTCTGGGGGAAATGCTATTGTGGatcttctttccttctcagtCATCCTTCCTAGATGAGGATGAGGTATATAATCTGGCAGCCACTCTGAAACGCCTCTCTGCCTTCTACAAGTGAGTggctttcctcctcttccccatccCGTTTTTACTGGTGTCTGTGGAGTTGGTTCCCTCTGTTCTTTTCCAGTATAACATTCCCCTTTCTCCCCCAAAGCGCTCATGACCTGACTCGCTGGGAGCTCTATGAGCCATGTTGCCAACTCCTGCAGAAGGCTGTGGACACAGGAGAGGTACCTCACCAGGTGAGTGGACAGGCTAGAgatgggttggggtggggggctagATTTTAAGGACCTACGTTCCAGGTGGCCACTAGGTGTGTCAAGTCTCAGTGCGTGGAGTGGACAAAGCGAGGAAGATCAGGTGGGTGGGGGTCACCTCTTACATTCCTCTCTTAGAAGGTGGACTCTACTTCCAGTGTCTTCTTGGATTCCCTGGAAGCCAAGGATAATATTGAGGGATTCTAGGAGACATAGAGTAAATTAGGGAGTGGTGACATTTCTACTTCATGTAGAAGCCTCTGAAGAGTGTCCAGAATATCGCTCATTTtccactggaaaaggaattagCTCTCCCCTTactcattttctctcctcttcactGGTGTGTTTCTGCCTATCTATCTCTCCCTCTCCTGACCCAAACCTTATTTTTCAAACCCTTTGTTGTTACAGGTTATCCTGCCAGCCTTGACTCTTGTCTATTTTTCCATTCTCTGGACACTAACCCACATTTCTAAATCAGATGCTTCCCAGGTGAGTGTGGGTCTTAGATGGGATAATGGGAAGAGAGGAGTCTGTGTCTTCATTCTTCCCCttcaagccactgtgcccacagAAGCAGCTGTCGAGTTTGAGGGACAGAATGGTGGCCTTCTGTGAACTCTGCCAGAGTTGCCTCTCAGATGTGGATACTGAGGTCCAGGAGCAGGTGAGTACTGACTCAAGTGGGAGCAACAAGGCGAGTATCCCTGCCCCCATTCTAAGGAGAAATTGACAGTGTCATTTCTACCTTGGGAAACATTCTGTCCTTTTAAACATCCTTTCTTTTCCCCCTACAGGCTTTTGTCTTATTAAGTGATCTACTTCTCATCTTTAGCCCTCAGATGATTGTTGGGGGCCGTGATTTCCTTAGGCCACTTGTCTTTTTTCCTGAAGCTACTCTCCAGTCTGAGCTAGCCAGCTTCCTTATGGACCATGTCTTCATCCAGCCGGGAGACCTGGGCAGTGGTGCAGTGACTCTATACCTGGGGCTCAGTAAGGGCTGGGGCTTGGGTGTGGCTCAGAAATACAGGGCAAGCCTAAGTCTGTAATTCCCTTCTGCCTTCCATGTGAGCCAGGTGATTCCCAGGAGGATCATTTACAGATAGAGCGGCTACACCAGCGGCGCCGCCTCCTGGCCGGGTTCTGCAAACTGTTGCTTTATGGGGTGCTGGAGATGGACGCAGCCTCAGATGTTTTCAAACACTACAACAAGGTACAGCAAGGCcctacagaaataaaagagaagggaGCAAGTTGAGCACAGCCATGACTTCAAACATAATAGCA
This DNA window, taken from Pongo pygmaeus isolate AG05252 chromosome 6, NHGRI_mPonPyg2-v2.0_pri, whole genome shotgun sequence, encodes the following:
- the STAG3 gene encoding cohesin subunit SA-3 isoform X5, which encodes MSSPLQRAVGDTKRALSASSSSSAGLPFDDRDSNHTSEGNGDSLLADEGSDFEDSLNRNVKKRAAKRPPKTTPVAKHPKKGYRVVHRHSRKKSEPPANDLFNAVKAAKSDMQDSGDYPLTAPGPSWKKFQGSFCEFVRTLVCQCQYSLLYDGFPMDNLISLLTGLSDSQVRAFRHTSTLAAMKLMTSLVKVALQLSLHQDNNQRQYEAERNKGPGQRAPERLESLLEKRKELQEHQEEIEGMMNALFRGVFVHRYRDVLPEIRAICIEEIGCWMQSYSTSFLTDSYLKYIGWTLHDKHREVRLKCVKALKGLYGNRDLTARLELFTSRFKDRMVSMVMDREYDVAVEAVRLLILILKNMEGVLTDADCESVYPVVYASNRGLASAAGEFLYWKLFYPECEIRMMGGRERRQSPGAQRTFFQLLLSFFVESELHDHAAYLVDSLWDCAGAQLKDWESLTSLLLEKDQNLGDVQESTLIEILVSSARQASEGHPPVGRVTGRKGLTSKERKTQADDRVKLTEHLIPLLPQLLAKFSADAEKVTPLLQLLSCFDLHIYCTGRLEKHLELFLQQLQEVVVKHAEPAVLEAGAHALYLLCNPEFTFFSRADFARSQLVDLLTDRFQQELEELLQSSFLDEDEVYNLAATLKRLSAFYNAHDLTRWELYEPCCQLLQKAVDTGEVPHQVILPALTLVYFSILWTLTHISKSDASQKQLSSLRDRMVAFCELCQSCLSDVDTEVQEQAFVLLSDLLLIFSPQMIVGGRDFLRPLVFFPEATLQSELASFLMDHVFIQPGDLGSGDSQEDHLQIERLHQRRRLLAGFCKLLLYGVLEMDAASDVFKHYNKFYNDYGDIIKETLTRARQIDRSHCSRILLLSLKQLYTELLQEHGPQGLNELPAFIEMRDLARRFALSFGPQQLQNRDLVVMLHKEGIKFSLSELPPADSSNQPPNLAFLELLSEFSPRLFHQDKQLLLSYLEKCLQHVSQAPGRPWGPVTTYCHSLNPVENTAETSPQVLPSSKRRRVEGPAKPNREDVSSSQEESLQLNSILPTPTLTSTAVKSRQPLWGLKEMEEEDGSELDFAQGLSLMEEDEEEELEIQDESIEERQDTDMQASSYSSPSERGLDLLDSTELDIEDF